From one Henningerozyma blattae CBS 6284 chromosome 1, complete genome genomic stretch:
- the MLC1 gene encoding Mlc1p (similar to Saccharomyces cerevisiae MLC1 (YGL106W); ancestral locus Anc_6.151) codes for MSSEKTNKDIFTLFDKKGQGAISTQLFGDYLRAVGYNPTNQLTQDILKTSSKDQLSFDDINLLIKENEKSLTATTDAKVDDFIKAFQVFDKENTGKVSVGDIRYMLTGLGEKLSDEEVDELLKGVQVDADGSVNYKKFIEDIIRQ; via the coding sequence ATGTCTTCTGAAAAAACTAACAAAGATATCTTCACACTGTTTGACAAAAAAGGTCAAGGTGCCATATCTACTCAATTATTTGGCGATTACCTAAGAGCTGTTGGTTACAATCCAACCAACCAATTGACTCAAGACATTTTAAAGACCAGTTCCAAAGATCAATTGAGTTTTGATGATATAAATCTTTTGatcaaagaaaatgaaaaatctttGACTGCTACTACTGATGCTAAAGTTGACGATTTCATCAAAGCCTTCCAAGTCTTTGACAAGGAAAACACGGGCAAAGTTTCTGTTGGTGACATCAGATACATGTTGACTGGTTTGGGTGAAAAGTTATCTGACGAAGAAGTCGATGAACTATTAAAAGGTGTTCAAGTCGATGCTGACGGGAGTGTCAATTATAAGAAGTTCATAGAAGATATTATAAGACAATAA
- the YGK1 gene encoding 5'-deoxynucleotidase (similar to Saccharomyces cerevisiae YBR242W and YGL101W; ancestral locus Anc_6.157) — MTTVWKPEENIPIEVTNLLKESHPNYVLAILHVVERLKIQKRTGWLDHDINVCESIADHMYRMSITSMLITDPNVDRNRCVRIALVHDIAESLVGDITPHDPIGKDEKHRREWETIQYLCDQLISKYNKVAAEEIKQDWLAYENITCVEARYVKDIDKYEMLVQCYEYEKRSNGTKNLQSFWKAMESIKTDEVKKWAEDLKVKRDAIFT; from the coding sequence ATGACTACTGTATGGAAACCAGAGGAAAACATTCCTATTGAAGTTACCAATCTACTTAAAGAATCACACCCAAACTATGTTTTAGCGATCTTGCATGTGGTTGAACGGTTGAAAATACAGAAACGTACCGGTTGGTTAGATCACGATATTAATGTATGTGAAAGTATAGCTGATCATATGTATAGAATGAGTATAACATCCATGTTAATCACTGATCCTAATGTGGATAGAAATAGATGTGTTCGTATTGCCTTAGTTCATGATATAGCTGAATCCTTGGTAGGTGATATCACTCCACATGACCCAATTGGCAAAGACGAGAAACATCGTCGTGAATGGGAAACCATCCAATACTTGTGTGATCAATTGATTtccaaatataataaagttGCTgctgaagaaattaaacaGGATTGGCTAGCTTATGAAAATATCACATGCGTCGAGGCTCGTTATGTCAAAGACATTGATAAGTATGAAATGTTGGTCCAATGTTATGAATATGAAAAGAGATCTAATGGTACCAAGAACTTGCAATCTTTTTGGAAGGCAATGGAGAGTATAAAGACTGACGAAGTTAAAAAATGGGCCGAGGATTTGAAAGTGAAAAGAGATGCCATCTTTACATGA
- the RRT2 gene encoding diphthamide synthase (similar to Saccharomyces cerevisiae YBR246W; ancestral locus Anc_6.162), translated as MEESNVLNAVKTNLPPCALRIVHDNFILIGTYNLDKPTGNRDGSLDIFDINLNLIHSYHTYGAILDLKVSPFDRNLIVTGHSTGNLILWKLDFIEETDDLIAKEIKSIQVFDKDTLITSLHFSPLDPTLLLITSTLGDSATINLETGNLENFNVKIIQDFYEKLDTNKPIEVQGSSQVVVVYRDKIESFDRSHDLECWTGEFGYLQPLQNVIFTGGDDSRIIAHDLRSKETIWSNNKIHQAGVVAIKCSNDNFRNNKPTSILTGSYDDHIRSLDLRMMGEMSIFPGDNISAMKVWETNLGGGVWRFSECPEPLKSSLKEGEDKLMVCCMYNGAKIVSLSDKFIDETGEYFQEVGYLKTGHESMCYGGDWSSEFIATCSFYDNSLQLWKE; from the coding sequence ATGGAAGAATCAAACGTTTTAAATGCTGTCAAGACCAACTTACCTCCTTGTGCTTTACGTATTGTCCATGacaatttcattttaattGGAACTtataatttagataaaCCAACAGGTAATAGAGATGGATCATTGGATATCTTcgatataaatttaaatttaattcattctTATCATACGTATGGTGCtattttagatttaaaaGTCTCACCATTTGATAGAAACTTAATTGTAACAGGCCATTCAACAggtaatttaattttatggAAATTAGATTTTATAGAAGAAACTGATGATTTAATAGCAAAGGAGattaaatcaattcaaGTTTTTGATAAAGATACTTTAATCACTTCATTACATTTTTCACCTTTAGATCCTActctattattaataacgTCTACTTTAGGCGATTCTGCTACAATCAATCTTGAAACTggtaatttagaaaatttcaatgtaaaaataatacaagatttttatgaaaaattagatacAAATAAGCCTATAGAGGTTCAAGGATCTTCTCAAGTAGTCGTTGTTTATAGAGACAAAATTGAATCATTCGATCGTTCTCATGATTTAGAATGCTGGACTGGTGAATTTGGTTATTTACAACCTTTACAAAATGTGATATTTACTGGTGGTGATGATTCTCGTATAATAGCACATGATTTACGTTCCAAAGAAACTATTTGgtctaataataagattCACCAGGCTGGTGTGGTGGCAATTAAATGTTccaatgataattttagaaataataaaccaaCATCTATTCTAACAGGTTCATATGATGATCATATTAGATCACTTGATTTAAGAATGATGGGTGAGATGAGTATTTTCCCAGGTGATAATATTTCTGCAATGAAAGTGTGGGAAACTAATTTAGGTGGTGGTGTTTGGAGATTCAGTGAGTGTCCAGAACCTTTAAAGAGTTCATTGAAAGAAGGAGAAGACAAATTAATGGTTTGTTGTATGTACAATGGTGCTAAGATTGTCTCATTATCagataaatttatagaTGAAACAGGAGAATATTTCCAAGAAGTAGGTTATTTGAAAACAGGCCATGAATCGATGTGTTACGGCGGTGATTGGTCTTCAGAATTTATTGCAACTTGCTCATTTTACGATAACTCTTTACAACTTTGGAAAGAATAG